A stretch of Paenibacillus mucilaginosus 3016 DNA encodes these proteins:
- a CDS encoding NCS2 family permease, producing MLAQWFQLNERQSNVRTEVTAGLTTFLTMVYIVIVNPAILSASGIPFGQVFTATVCAAVIGTLYMALFANHPIAVAPGMGMNAYFTSVVASQGVTYQAVLGTVFLAGVLFLLLSFTKLRETLIASIPASIKYGITAGIGLFIAFIGLRMSGIVTASPATLVALGDLSRPGTLLTIFGLLLTLVLMARRVKAALFIGMAVTAAAGYALGLLQFKGIAALPAAPVLFDLDVAGVFSSGLYTVVFAFLLVTIFDTTGTMIGVAEQAGLVRGGVFPRAKQALMADAVATVAGSLLGTSPSSAYVESSAGVAAGGRTGLTSLTVAVLFLLSLFFAPVVEALSSLSAITAPVLIIVGCFMMEGLAKIEWDTFDEAFPAFAILIAMPLTSSIATGIAIGFITYPLLKLVTGKGRSVHPLLYVFGVIFLVQMTFFPAH from the coding sequence ATGCTAGCCCAATGGTTTCAACTGAACGAAAGACAATCGAACGTCCGCACCGAGGTGACCGCAGGCCTGACGACCTTCCTGACGATGGTCTATATCGTCATCGTAAACCCGGCCATTCTGTCCGCCTCGGGCATTCCCTTCGGCCAGGTTTTCACGGCCACCGTCTGTGCCGCTGTCATCGGCACCCTGTACATGGCCCTCTTCGCCAATCATCCGATCGCGGTCGCGCCCGGCATGGGCATGAACGCTTATTTCACCTCCGTCGTCGCCTCCCAGGGCGTCACGTACCAGGCCGTGCTGGGTACCGTGTTCCTCGCCGGCGTCCTGTTCCTGCTGCTGAGCTTCACGAAGCTCCGCGAGACACTGATCGCCTCGATCCCCGCCTCCATCAAGTACGGGATCACTGCGGGCATCGGCCTTTTCATCGCGTTCATCGGACTGCGGATGTCCGGCATCGTAACCGCCTCACCGGCGACCCTGGTAGCCCTTGGCGACCTGAGCCGGCCGGGCACGCTGCTCACGATCTTCGGCCTGCTGCTCACCCTCGTGCTTATGGCCCGCCGGGTGAAGGCCGCCCTCTTCATCGGCATGGCGGTGACGGCGGCCGCGGGCTATGCGCTCGGCCTGCTGCAGTTCAAGGGCATCGCCGCACTTCCGGCTGCCCCGGTGCTCTTCGACCTGGATGTCGCCGGCGTGTTCTCCAGCGGGCTGTACACCGTCGTGTTCGCCTTCCTGCTCGTCACGATCTTCGATACGACGGGTACGATGATCGGCGTCGCCGAACAGGCGGGCCTCGTCCGCGGCGGCGTGTTCCCGCGGGCCAAGCAGGCGCTGATGGCTGACGCCGTCGCCACGGTGGCCGGCTCGCTGCTCGGCACCTCCCCGTCCAGCGCCTACGTCGAGTCTTCGGCGGGTGTCGCCGCAGGCGGCCGGACCGGACTCACTTCGCTGACCGTCGCCGTGCTGTTCCTGCTCTCGCTGTTCTTCGCGCCGGTGGTCGAGGCTCTCTCGTCCCTGTCCGCGATCACCGCACCGGTCCTCATCATCGTCGGCTGCTTCATGATGGAAGGCCTGGCGAAGATCGAGTGGGACACGTTCGATGAAGCGTTCCCCGCCTTCGCGATCCTGATCGCGATGCCGCTGACCTCGAGCATCGCTACCGGCATAGCCATCGGGTTCATCACGTACCCGCTGCTCAAGCTCGTAACCGGCAAGGGCCGCAGCGTCCATCCGCTGCTGTACGTGTTCGGCGTGATCTTCCTGGTGCAGATGACGTTCTTCCCGGCGCATTAA
- a CDS encoding cytochrome P450 family protein, producing MSLDVGLDMSSPEFKNRAYALYDRWRVEEPVHSMGTTGGQQAWLITRYDDAVEALKNEERFTKNNRSLQAPGEPGLLPDKVFGLINNNLLGSDPPDHTRLRSIVSKAFTPGVAESLRGQIEEITGRLIGELRQKGGGDLIDEFAFPLPIYVICQMLGIPPEDHALFRKWSDDFIAAATDIEKIRGVQSSLEAFASYVNGLIEERKAKPQADLITELIRVQENGDRLTREELSSTIFLLIVAGHETTVNLIGNGTLALLEHPDQLALWRGNPDLDSTAVEELLRFYGPVEISTNRWVREPFEWHGKQLQRGDLLFVSLASANRDPSQFEDPARLDLTRKKNRHIAFGSGIHFCLGAPLARLEGSIAISTLIRELPNLRFVVPREEIHWRPGRLMRGLQRLPVLV from the coding sequence ATGAGTTTGGACGTCGGATTGGACATGAGCTCGCCCGAATTCAAGAACCGTGCTTATGCGCTGTATGACCGCTGGAGAGTGGAGGAGCCCGTCCACTCGATGGGGACGACCGGAGGTCAGCAGGCCTGGCTGATTACCCGCTATGACGATGCCGTGGAGGCGCTAAAGAATGAAGAGCGGTTCACGAAGAACAACCGCTCTCTTCAGGCACCCGGTGAGCCCGGGCTGCTGCCGGATAAGGTCTTCGGCCTGATCAATAACAATCTGCTCGGGTCCGACCCTCCGGATCATACCCGGCTGCGGTCGATCGTCTCGAAGGCGTTCACGCCGGGCGTGGCGGAAAGTCTTCGGGGGCAGATTGAAGAGATTACAGGCCGGCTGATCGGGGAGCTCCGCCAAAAGGGAGGCGGCGACCTCATCGACGAATTCGCGTTCCCCCTCCCGATCTATGTCATCTGTCAGATGCTCGGGATTCCGCCGGAGGATCATGCCCTGTTCCGGAAGTGGTCCGACGACTTCATCGCCGCGGCGACCGATATCGAGAAGATTCGAGGGGTACAGTCCTCGCTCGAGGCCTTCGCTTCTTATGTCAACGGGCTGATCGAGGAGCGTAAGGCGAAGCCCCAGGCGGACCTGATCACGGAGCTCATCCGCGTGCAGGAGAACGGGGACCGGCTGACCCGGGAAGAGCTGTCCTCAACGATTTTCCTGCTCATCGTGGCTGGCCACGAGACGACGGTGAACCTCATTGGCAACGGCACCCTGGCGCTGCTCGAGCACCCGGACCAGCTTGCCCTGTGGCGCGGGAATCCGGACCTCGATTCCACGGCCGTGGAGGAGCTGCTGCGCTTCTACGGTCCGGTGGAGATTTCGACGAACCGGTGGGTCCGCGAGCCGTTCGAATGGCACGGCAAGCAGCTGCAGCGCGGCGACCTGCTCTTCGTCTCGCTCGCTTCCGCCAACCGCGATCCTTCCCAGTTTGAAGACCCGGCCCGGCTGGATCTCACCCGCAAAAAGAACCGCCACATCGCCTTCGGCAGCGGCATCCACTTCTGTCTCGGTGCGCCGCTGGCCCGGCTGGAGGGCAGCATTGCCATCTCGACGCTGATCCGCGAGCTGCCTAACCTGCGCTTTGTCGTGCCGCGCGAGGAGATCCACTGGCGCCCCGGCCGCCTGATGCGCGGGCTGCAGCGTCTGCCCGTGCTGGTGTAA
- a CDS encoding AraC family transcriptional regulator: MSETVTLHYGEEEGDFHIEHVRRTEPFARTNHWHGTYEIYYQLSGQRAYFIKDRTFLISPGDLVFIGKHQVHKTSDVGLPGHERVVINFSDRFIGGDREHPLSHPAMLAAFQSPSRVFSLKLPDQIFVQNILQKMAKEIKERATGYEIYVKLLLLELLLFSGRYSERAETTAIEHQSPVHKKISEIVRHINANYQEPMTLTGLSEQFFMSPYYLSRAFKEVTGFTFVEYVNTTRIREAQRLLKESNKKIIEIAELTGFENIAHFGRTFKKLARMTPLEYRKGER, from the coding sequence ATGAGTGAAACGGTAACGCTTCATTATGGAGAAGAAGAAGGCGACTTTCATATCGAGCATGTCCGGCGCACCGAGCCGTTCGCCCGCACGAACCACTGGCACGGCACCTACGAGATTTATTATCAGCTGTCGGGGCAGCGCGCCTATTTTATCAAGGACCGTACCTTCCTCATCTCGCCCGGCGACCTCGTCTTCATCGGCAAGCATCAAGTGCACAAGACGTCGGACGTCGGCCTGCCGGGCCACGAGCGCGTCGTGATCAACTTCAGCGACCGCTTCATCGGCGGGGACAGGGAGCATCCGCTCTCCCACCCGGCTATGCTCGCCGCGTTCCAGAGCCCTTCCCGCGTGTTCAGCCTGAAGCTGCCGGACCAGATCTTCGTGCAGAACATCCTGCAGAAGATGGCCAAGGAGATCAAGGAGCGCGCAACCGGCTACGAGATCTATGTGAAGCTGCTGCTGCTCGAGCTGCTGCTCTTCTCAGGACGCTATTCGGAACGGGCCGAGACGACGGCCATCGAGCACCAGAGCCCCGTGCACAAGAAGATCTCCGAGATCGTCCGCCATATCAATGCGAATTACCAGGAGCCGATGACGCTGACCGGGCTGTCCGAACAGTTCTTCATGAGTCCCTACTACCTCAGCCGCGCCTTCAAGGAAGTGACGGGCTTCACCTTCGTCGAGTATGTCAACACGACGCGGATCCGGGAGGCGCAGCGGCTGCTCAAGGAGTCGAATAAGAAGATCATTGAGATTGCCGAACTGACAGGATTCGAGAATATCGCACACTTCGGGCGCACATTCAAGAAGCTTGCCCGCATGACGCCGCTGGAATACCGGAAGGGCGAGCGGTGA
- a CDS encoding MraY family glycosyltransferase: MSFVIVLALIPPLRRWAFRIDFVDKPRPDQERKIHREPIPMMAALAIFAGFACTYLLFANDDWTQTTAILAGSLLILGIGTLDDWYKTRGKELAAWPKMLVQMAAAVIVYQSGIVFYGFNNPLTGQDFILWEWLQFALTVLWIFGVTTVINFTDGMDGLAGGISAISAGTLFVVAAAKGQEDSAILAIILVGASLAYLRYNKPPARVFMGDAGATLLGFLLGVIALDGAFKQATVLSLLIPILALGVPIFDNLFVVFKRWRSGKPIYMADASQAHYRLLRSGLNQKQVVMVLCLLNVCFGLTSIILLLLRV; encoded by the coding sequence ATGTCGTTCGTCATCGTTCTCGCTCTTATTCCCCCGCTGCGCCGCTGGGCGTTCCGGATCGATTTTGTGGACAAGCCGAGGCCCGACCAGGAGCGCAAAATCCACCGGGAGCCTATACCCATGATGGCGGCGCTCGCGATCTTCGCCGGCTTTGCCTGCACGTACCTGCTTTTTGCTAATGACGATTGGACGCAGACGACGGCGATTCTCGCCGGTTCGCTGCTCATTCTCGGGATCGGCACCCTGGATGACTGGTACAAAACCCGGGGCAAGGAGCTCGCCGCCTGGCCCAAAATGCTCGTCCAGATGGCCGCCGCCGTCATCGTGTATCAGTCCGGCATCGTCTTCTACGGCTTCAACAACCCGCTGACCGGACAGGACTTCATCCTCTGGGAGTGGCTGCAGTTCGCGCTCACGGTGCTGTGGATCTTCGGGGTCACCACGGTGATCAACTTCACCGACGGCATGGACGGCCTGGCCGGCGGCATCTCGGCCATCTCGGCCGGTACGCTGTTCGTCGTAGCCGCGGCCAAGGGGCAGGAGGATTCGGCGATTCTCGCCATCATTCTCGTCGGCGCTTCGCTCGCTTACCTGCGCTATAACAAGCCTCCGGCCCGCGTATTCATGGGAGACGCCGGTGCGACGCTGCTTGGCTTCCTGCTCGGCGTCATCGCGCTGGACGGTGCATTCAAACAGGCGACCGTGCTCTCGCTGCTGATTCCCATCCTCGCGCTCGGCGTACCGATCTTCGATAATCTGTTCGTCGTCTTCAAGCGCTGGCGCAGCGGGAAGCCGATCTACATGGCCGACGCCTCCCAGGCCCATTACCGGCTGCTGCGCAGCGGGCTGAACCAGAAGCAGGTCGTCATGGTCCTCTGCCTGCTCAACGTGTGCTTCGGGCTGACGTCGATTATTCTGCTGCTGCTCAGGGTATAA
- a CDS encoding DUF3817 domain-containing protein has protein sequence MTMRTPIGRLRVVGLLEGISFLLLLGIAMPLKYMLDLPQMVSVVGMAHGVLFVAYLLAVAHVTFVHRWSLLKVLFAVIASFLPFGTFVLDARLKRS, from the coding sequence ATGACAATGCGTACTCCAATCGGACGGCTGCGTGTGGTGGGACTGCTGGAGGGGATCTCGTTCCTTCTGCTCCTCGGGATTGCGATGCCGCTCAAATATATGCTGGATCTGCCGCAGATGGTAAGCGTGGTCGGCATGGCTCACGGAGTTCTGTTCGTGGCTTATCTGCTCGCGGTGGCTCACGTTACTTTCGTGCACCGCTGGTCGCTGCTTAAGGTGCTCTTCGCGGTGATCGCTTCATTCCTGCCGTTCGGCACATTCGTGCTGG
- a CDS encoding tagaturonate epimerase family protein, with amino-acid sequence MSKWGTIAEALRAGTVAGVNAEGVKVYAQSLTENETTKLVMVKDTAAHTKYIAAAGEGALYDELQGEVQDGVKLAPLTHENRLVLNKYFDYTVPRAFGTQIATIGLGDRLGIASPGHIKTVRGRNIRPILAQQSIRELALTGRDYKQVVDAACFAVFQEGYKDGFGADGDHLKVEADIELALGLGFTMLTLDCSEKIDNNVEGTSAEEQAAKYAALPAEVREHYENRFLNQTFQVAGGEITFDRETLIKNVLIYAAAVDFMEHIYNTYITKADREIDFEISIDETMTPTAPESHFFVAKELYSRGLTIYSMAPRFIGEFQKGIDYIGDIAQFEKELAVHAGIADDFGYKLSIHSGSDKFSVFPLIGQYTKGRFHVKTAGTNWLEAVRTVAKVNPSLYRAMHAYALEHFEEATAYYHVTTDLSKIAPLDGVADADLADTYMNEDNARQLIHITYGILLQAKNEQGGSLFRDDFYRTLSEQEEAYEESLRSHIGKHLDLLGK; translated from the coding sequence ATGAGCAAATGGGGTACAATCGCCGAAGCGCTGCGCGCCGGCACGGTAGCTGGAGTTAATGCAGAGGGCGTTAAAGTGTATGCGCAATCATTGACAGAGAACGAAACGACAAAGCTGGTGATGGTCAAGGACACGGCCGCCCATACCAAATATATTGCTGCCGCCGGCGAAGGCGCGCTGTATGACGAGCTTCAGGGTGAAGTGCAGGACGGCGTCAAGCTCGCCCCGCTGACCCACGAGAACCGTCTTGTCCTCAACAAGTACTTCGACTACACGGTGCCGCGCGCATTCGGCACGCAGATCGCAACGATCGGTCTCGGCGACCGCCTCGGCATTGCCTCCCCGGGCCATATCAAGACGGTCCGCGGCCGCAACATCCGTCCGATTCTGGCCCAGCAGTCCATCCGTGAGCTGGCGCTGACCGGCCGCGACTACAAGCAGGTTGTCGACGCCGCTTGCTTCGCCGTATTCCAGGAAGGCTACAAAGACGGCTTCGGCGCGGACGGCGACCACCTCAAGGTGGAAGCGGACATCGAGCTCGCCCTCGGCCTCGGCTTCACGATGCTGACGCTGGACTGCTCCGAGAAGATCGACAACAACGTGGAAGGCACGTCCGCGGAAGAGCAGGCGGCCAAGTATGCGGCACTGCCAGCCGAAGTGCGCGAGCACTACGAGAACCGCTTCCTGAACCAGACGTTCCAGGTAGCCGGCGGCGAGATCACGTTCGACCGCGAGACCCTGATCAAGAACGTGCTGATCTATGCGGCAGCCGTTGATTTCATGGAGCACATCTACAACACGTACATCACCAAAGCGGACCGTGAGATCGACTTCGAAATCTCCATCGACGAGACGATGACGCCGACAGCTCCGGAATCCCACTTCTTCGTGGCGAAGGAACTGTACAGCCGCGGCCTGACGATCTACAGCATGGCGCCGCGCTTCATCGGCGAATTCCAGAAGGGCATCGACTACATCGGCGACATCGCGCAGTTCGAGAAAGAGCTGGCCGTACACGCAGGCATCGCCGACGACTTCGGCTACAAGCTCAGCATTCACTCCGGCAGCGACAAGTTCAGCGTATTCCCGCTGATCGGCCAGTACACGAAGGGCCGCTTCCACGTGAAGACGGCAGGCACGAACTGGCTCGAAGCCGTCCGCACGGTAGCCAAGGTGAACCCTTCCCTGTACCGCGCTATGCACGCTTATGCGCTGGAGCATTTTGAAGAAGCAACGGCATACTACCATGTAACGACCGACTTGAGCAAAATCGCACCGCTGGATGGAGTGGCTGACGCCGATCTGGCCGACACCTACATGAACGAAGACAATGCCCGCCAGCTGATCCACATCACCTACGGCATTCTGCTCCAGGCGAAGAACGAGCAGGGCGGCAGCCTGTTCCGCGACGACTTCTACCGCACGCTGAGCGAGCAGGAAGAAGCTTACGAGGAGTCCCTGCGCAGCCACATCGGCAAGCACCTGGACCTGCTCGGCAAGTAA